A genomic window from Streptomyces sp. NBC_01429 includes:
- a CDS encoding DUF5926 family protein, with translation MAKKRPQTKAAKPQLTDGPVPVVGAREPCPCGSGRRYKACHGRAAAHAVTELIQRPFEGLAGECDWVALRELVPAATVELTLKDGLPEGVPSVTLATVLPMAWPALRRDDGSVLLALQNDTSSGDLSRDLADTLRRALVAEPGSPVAAHRVEADGPRLQDLLDPQAAFTPVIHPGFEFWVPDAENASADVAASLERANAAAIPTALLSGTDAAYWCETPEKNHLRWVMPYPEEKLLDALARLHAAGTSGLGEGTRLVGSFRAHGLTVPVWDLPSGMGAEECEKPAAEFAERLAAALATDAPLTGDERRARGGLTNRQVTLS, from the coding sequence ATGGCCAAGAAGCGCCCCCAGACGAAGGCCGCGAAGCCTCAGCTCACGGACGGACCGGTTCCGGTGGTAGGGGCCCGTGAGCCCTGCCCGTGCGGTTCGGGCCGCCGCTACAAGGCCTGTCACGGGCGCGCCGCCGCGCACGCCGTGACCGAGCTGATCCAGCGCCCCTTCGAGGGTCTGGCCGGCGAGTGCGACTGGGTCGCGCTGCGCGAGCTGGTGCCCGCCGCGACCGTCGAGCTGACCCTCAAGGACGGGCTGCCCGAAGGCGTACCGTCCGTGACCCTCGCGACCGTCCTGCCGATGGCCTGGCCGGCGCTGCGTCGCGACGACGGTTCCGTACTGCTCGCGCTCCAGAACGACACCTCGTCCGGCGATCTGAGCCGGGACCTCGCCGATACGCTCCGGCGTGCGCTGGTAGCGGAGCCGGGCAGCCCCGTCGCCGCGCACCGGGTGGAGGCCGACGGTCCGCGGCTTCAGGACCTGCTCGACCCGCAGGCCGCGTTCACGCCGGTCATCCACCCCGGGTTCGAGTTCTGGGTGCCGGACGCGGAGAACGCGTCGGCCGACGTGGCCGCCTCCCTGGAGCGCGCCAACGCCGCCGCGATCCCGACCGCCCTGCTCTCCGGCACGGACGCCGCGTACTGGTGCGAGACGCCGGAGAAGAACCACCTGCGCTGGGTCATGCCGTACCCCGAGGAGAAGCTGCTCGACGCGCTCGCGCGGCTGCACGCGGCGGGTACGTCGGGCCTCGGCGAGGGCACCCGGCTGGTCGGCTCCTTCCGGGCGCACGGACTCACCGTGCCGGTGTGGGACCTGCCCAGCGGCATGGGCGCCGAGGAGTGCGAGAAGCCGGCGGCGGAGTTCGCCGAGCGGCTGGCGGCGGCGCTCGCGACCGACGCTCCGCTGACCGGCGACGAGCGCAGGGCACGCGGCGGGCTCACCAACCGGCAGGTGACGCTCAGCTGA
- a CDS encoding ATP-binding protein codes for MRQWPPSGRFPAQAVGASTPWRGAKEVSGVAFVVAQEVPASSSMAVPHGPAGVGRARHRMREQLSRSGVSDAVVDDAVLILSELLSNACRHGRPLGHAEIGDGDIRAAWRVDKTGRLTVEVTDGGGPTRPIPATPSVTARGGRGLNIITSLAQDWGVRDSASGEVTVWAVLTDGHRRDDFATRVTGPGLAGLDGIDGLDGMEDLDDIGGMGRLDSISALDGLDGLDGLGFAGAFDDAG; via the coding sequence GTGCGTCAATGGCCTCCCTCCGGCCGGTTTCCGGCCCAGGCCGTTGGGGCATCCACACCGTGGCGTGGGGCGAAGGAGGTCTCGGGGGTGGCGTTTGTGGTGGCACAGGAAGTGCCCGCGTCGTCGAGCATGGCCGTTCCCCATGGCCCTGCGGGCGTGGGCAGAGCACGGCACCGGATGCGGGAGCAGTTGAGCCGCAGCGGGGTCTCGGACGCGGTGGTCGACGATGCCGTACTGATCCTTTCCGAACTTCTCAGCAATGCCTGTCGGCACGGCAGGCCGCTGGGGCACGCGGAAATCGGTGACGGCGACATCCGCGCCGCGTGGCGCGTGGACAAGACGGGCCGGCTGACCGTCGAGGTGACGGACGGTGGTGGTCCGACCCGGCCCATTCCGGCCACACCGTCGGTGACGGCCAGAGGCGGGCGCGGGCTCAACATCATCACGTCCCTCGCGCAGGACTGGGGCGTCCGGGACAGCGCTTCCGGTGAGGTGACGGTCTGGGCGGTCCTCACGGATGGCCATCGGCGTGATGATTTCGCTACGCGCGTCACGGGTCCCGGGCTCGCGGGGCTGGACGGCATCGACGGGCTCGACGGCATGGAGGACCTGGACGACATCGGCGGCATGGGCCGGCTCGACAGCATCAGCGCGCTCGACGGACTGGACGGGCTCGACGGACTGGGCTTCGCGGGAGCGTTCGACGACGCCGGGTGA
- a CDS encoding glycerophosphodiester phosphodiesterase, with protein MTQARQRSIQVIAHRGASEDAPEHTLAAYMKAIEDGADALECDVRLTADGHLVCVHDRRVNRTSNGRGAVSALELADLAALDFGSWKDSEESPDWRDPEFTSVLTLERLLELVADAGRPVQLAIETKHPTRWAGQVEERLVQLLWRFGLDTPPANAPGESAVRIMSFSARSLHRIASAAPQLPTVYLMQFVSPRARDGRLPAGAQIAGPGIRIVRNQPGYIARLHRAGRQVHVWTVNEPEDVDLCVRLGVDAIITNRPKQVLTQLGRTV; from the coding sequence GTGACTCAAGCACGACAGCGCAGTATCCAGGTCATCGCCCACCGCGGAGCGTCGGAGGACGCGCCCGAGCACACCCTGGCTGCCTATATGAAAGCCATCGAGGACGGTGCCGACGCGCTTGAGTGCGACGTACGGCTCACCGCGGACGGACATCTGGTCTGCGTCCACGACCGGCGGGTGAACCGCACCTCCAATGGACGTGGCGCCGTCTCGGCCCTGGAGCTGGCCGATCTCGCGGCGCTCGACTTCGGCTCCTGGAAGGACAGCGAGGAGAGCCCGGACTGGCGGGATCCCGAGTTCACCTCCGTACTGACGCTGGAGCGGCTGCTCGAACTGGTCGCTGACGCCGGCCGCCCCGTCCAGCTCGCCATCGAGACCAAACACCCCACCCGCTGGGCCGGTCAGGTGGAGGAACGGCTGGTGCAGCTGCTGTGGCGCTTCGGGCTGGACACTCCGCCGGCGAACGCCCCGGGCGAGTCTGCCGTACGGATCATGAGCTTCTCCGCGCGCTCGCTGCACCGGATCGCCTCCGCCGCGCCCCAGCTGCCGACCGTCTACCTGATGCAGTTCGTCTCCCCCCGGGCGCGCGACGGCCGGCTGCCCGCCGGCGCGCAGATCGCGGGGCCCGGGATCCGGATCGTACGGAACCAGCCCGGTTACATCGCCCGGCTGCACCGGGCGGGCCGCCAGGTCCACGTCTGGACGGTGAACGAGCCGGAGGACGTCGATCTCTGCGTCCGCCTCGGTGTGGACGCGATCATCACCAACCGGCCCAAACAGGTGCTCACCCAGCTCGGACGCACTGTCTGA
- a CDS encoding S1C family serine protease, translating into MSTENEGNAVPAAPSVPPVPDATPGGTAASAPSEAAPEQHDQRQQHHQDHQRQGDQQPHTQPPAQQPQPPQPQPQYDQPYDPAATERAGHASAPAYGPAPTHEPAPAGAPAGAPTGAPAAAGVWPPPPPVLPAYGTHGGDGTHEGVGGGGPVWGAPVPGHEPVPPRKRTNGLVTAVVVAALVAGGIGGGIGYWGAKSSDGSIGSTTVSAADTPKEVKRDAGTVAGVAAKSLPSVVTIEAKGGNGEGGTGTGFIYDKEGHILTNNHVVASAANGGDLTATFSDGKKYNAEVVGRAEGYDVAVVKLKNAPSGLTPLPLANSEKVAVGDTTIAIGAPFGLSNTVTTGIISAKNRPVASGDGSGSSNSYMSALQTDASINPGNSGGPLLDSRGAVIGINSAIQSAGSGGIGQSQAGSIGLGFAIPINQAKNVAEQLIKTGKPVYPLIGATVTMSEEGDGAVISPQGEGGAAAVSPDGPAAKAGLKAGDVITKFNDTPIDSGPTLIGQIWTHKPGDTVTLTYKRDGKESTAQVTLGKREGDN; encoded by the coding sequence GTGAGCACCGAGAACGAGGGCAACGCGGTCCCCGCCGCCCCGTCCGTACCTCCCGTGCCGGATGCCACTCCTGGGGGCACAGCCGCGTCCGCTCCGAGTGAGGCCGCGCCCGAGCAGCACGATCAGCGCCAGCAGCACCACCAGGATCACCAGCGGCAGGGTGATCAGCAGCCCCACACCCAGCCCCCGGCCCAGCAGCCCCAGCCCCCGCAGCCCCAGCCCCAGTACGACCAGCCGTACGACCCGGCGGCGACGGAGCGTGCGGGCCACGCCTCCGCGCCGGCGTACGGGCCCGCGCCCACGCACGAGCCCGCGCCCGCTGGTGCGCCTGCTGGTGCGCCCACGGGCGCACCGGCCGCGGCCGGTGTCTGGCCGCCGCCTCCGCCCGTACTCCCCGCGTACGGGACCCACGGCGGCGACGGGACGCATGAGGGCGTCGGCGGCGGTGGCCCCGTGTGGGGCGCGCCGGTGCCGGGACACGAGCCCGTACCGCCGCGCAAGCGTACGAACGGCCTGGTCACCGCCGTGGTCGTGGCCGCGCTGGTCGCGGGCGGCATCGGCGGCGGGATCGGCTACTGGGGCGCGAAGAGCAGCGACGGCTCGATCGGTTCGACGACGGTCTCGGCCGCGGACACCCCGAAGGAAGTCAAGCGCGACGCGGGTACGGTCGCCGGCGTCGCGGCCAAGTCACTGCCGAGCGTCGTGACCATCGAGGCGAAGGGCGGCAACGGTGAGGGCGGTACGGGTACCGGCTTCATCTACGACAAGGAAGGCCACATCCTCACCAACAACCACGTGGTGGCCTCCGCGGCCAACGGCGGTGACCTCACCGCGACGTTCTCCGACGGCAAGAAGTACAACGCCGAGGTCGTCGGCCGGGCCGAGGGCTACGACGTGGCCGTGGTGAAACTGAAGAACGCGCCCTCCGGTCTGACCCCGCTCCCGCTCGCCAACTCGGAGAAGGTCGCGGTCGGCGACACGACGATCGCGATCGGCGCCCCCTTCGGCCTCTCCAACACCGTCACCACGGGCATCATCAGCGCCAAGAACCGCCCGGTGGCCTCGGGGGACGGTTCCGGCTCCAGCAACTCGTACATGAGCGCTCTCCAGACCGACGCCTCGATCAACCCGGGCAACTCCGGCGGCCCGCTCCTCGACTCCCGGGGCGCGGTCATCGGCATCAACTCGGCCATCCAGTCGGCGGGCAGCGGTGGCATCGGCCAGTCGCAGGCCGGCTCGATCGGCCTCGGCTTCGCCATCCCGATCAACCAGGCGAAGAACGTCGCGGAACAGCTCATCAAGACGGGCAAGCCCGTCTACCCCCTGATCGGCGCCACGGTCACCATGAGCGAGGAGGGCGACGGCGCGGTCATCTCCCCCCAGGGCGAGGGCGGCGCCGCCGCGGTCTCCCCGGACGGCCCGGCGGCCAAGGCGGGCCTGAAGGCGGGCGACGTCATCACGAAGTTCAACGACACCCCCATCGACAGCGGCCCCACCCTGATCGGCCAGATCTGGACCCACAAGCCCGGCGACACGGTCACCCTCACCTACAAGCGCGACGGCAAGGAGTCCACGGCCCAAGTCACCCTGGGCAAGCGCGAAGGCGACAACTGA
- a CDS encoding SLATT domain-containing protein, giving the protein MSTTDALIQHRREVADLKQRIKNRRLQVFGLYGTPITIALTISTWASLKAFIWLETTIPSTIIQIFTGFLFFLVVATVAQAIAEFSSPSPWKDPKTPVRNLKLALDLAEERRILEARRLTPPTMDRQASYKEHIPGEIARLRKESRHYRRVHLLMQWLLFISSASISAVTAWYDPPQPAKGALIALGFTVTVITAAAGYFKPRERAFNLQQTADSMDQHTTALELGIAPHTETDDRANLESFATTVEGLRADQRMREQQLDQPQQGQQAVI; this is encoded by the coding sequence GTGAGCACCACCGATGCCTTAATCCAGCATCGCCGCGAAGTAGCCGACCTCAAGCAGCGCATCAAGAATCGGCGTCTACAGGTCTTTGGGCTCTACGGCACCCCAATTACAATTGCGCTAACAATCTCCACATGGGCAAGCCTTAAAGCATTCATTTGGCTGGAAACCACCATCCCAAGCACGATCATCCAAATTTTTACCGGCTTCCTATTTTTCCTAGTAGTCGCCACCGTCGCACAAGCAATAGCAGAGTTCTCCTCACCATCCCCTTGGAAAGATCCCAAAACTCCGGTAAGAAATCTAAAACTTGCTCTCGATTTGGCCGAGGAACGCCGCATCCTAGAGGCCCGAAGGCTCACTCCTCCGACAATGGATCGACAGGCATCCTACAAGGAACACATCCCCGGAGAGATAGCCAGGCTGAGAAAGGAGTCCCGACACTATCGACGCGTGCATCTTTTAATGCAATGGCTGCTATTTATCAGCTCAGCATCAATTTCCGCAGTTACTGCTTGGTATGACCCACCTCAACCCGCAAAGGGAGCCCTTATAGCCCTAGGCTTCACTGTCACCGTAATTACGGCAGCAGCTGGCTACTTTAAGCCCCGCGAGCGGGCCTTCAATCTCCAGCAGACCGCCGACAGTATGGATCAGCACACTACCGCCCTCGAATTGGGCATCGCCCCGCACACCGAAACCGACGACAGAGCCAATCTCGAGTCGTTCGCTACCACCGTAGAAGGGCTACGCGCAGATCAGCGCATGCGCGAACAACAACTTGACCAACCCCAGCAGGGTCAGCAGGCAGTCATCTAA
- a CDS encoding tyrosine-type recombinase/integrase — protein MLTFDVRMFAIEVRPDRRKPFRVRWRVGTRKHSESYVLKGQADGRRSELMAALQRGEQFDTEEGLPASELRVLDSITWYQHAQDYARMKWPRAAAKHRASIADALATVTPKLIAAGVRGYPKPLVLRAALYAWAFRMVRNDEGELVPRSMMETPPTEITQALAWITKNSLPIAEASKPEHVRKALGAISVKLNGKNAAENTTRRKRMILNNAFTYAIERDHLTANPLKRIDWQPPPTDDEVDFRYVPNPQLARALISAVQAQGSRGEHLEAFFGCIYYVAMRPGEIAALKSSDCILPGNAEDAWGELILAESHPEVASGWTDDGTPYERRGLKRRARKATRSVPIPPALVQLLQEHKKRYGAAPDGRLFRAAHGGRVRSTEYCEVWKEARKQTLTPEDTKTPLAEVPYSLRHAGISLWIKAGVEPPEVARRAGHSLAVMYKVYAKILRGRQAHANQLIAAALDDEESPNSP, from the coding sequence GTGCTGACCTTCGACGTGCGCATGTTCGCGATCGAGGTACGTCCCGACCGCCGGAAGCCTTTCCGGGTGCGGTGGCGCGTCGGCACCCGGAAGCACTCGGAGAGCTACGTACTCAAGGGCCAGGCGGACGGACGCAGGTCCGAGTTGATGGCCGCGCTCCAACGGGGCGAGCAGTTCGACACCGAAGAGGGACTCCCGGCGTCGGAACTACGCGTCCTCGACTCCATCACCTGGTACCAGCACGCTCAGGACTACGCCCGGATGAAGTGGCCGCGCGCTGCTGCCAAGCATCGGGCGAGCATCGCGGACGCCTTGGCCACGGTGACACCCAAGCTCATCGCGGCCGGCGTACGCGGCTACCCGAAGCCGCTCGTACTCCGGGCCGCGCTCTACGCCTGGGCCTTTCGGATGGTCCGAAACGACGAGGGCGAACTCGTACCGCGCTCGATGATGGAGACCCCACCGACCGAAATCACCCAAGCCCTGGCGTGGATCACAAAGAACTCCCTCCCCATCGCCGAAGCCTCGAAGCCCGAGCATGTACGCAAGGCACTCGGCGCGATCTCGGTCAAGCTCAACGGAAAGAACGCCGCCGAGAACACCACCAGGCGCAAGCGGATGATCCTCAACAACGCCTTCACGTACGCCATCGAGCGCGATCACTTGACCGCGAACCCCCTCAAGCGCATCGACTGGCAGCCCCCGCCCACGGACGACGAAGTCGATTTCCGTTACGTCCCGAACCCCCAACTCGCCCGAGCCCTGATCTCAGCTGTCCAAGCCCAGGGCTCTCGTGGAGAGCACCTTGAGGCATTCTTCGGCTGCATCTACTACGTGGCGATGCGACCGGGCGAGATCGCGGCGCTGAAGAGCAGCGACTGCATCCTTCCGGGCAACGCCGAAGACGCATGGGGCGAACTAATCCTCGCCGAAAGCCACCCCGAAGTAGCCTCAGGCTGGACGGACGACGGCACCCCGTACGAAAGACGCGGCCTGAAACGCCGAGCCCGCAAGGCCACCCGCTCGGTCCCCATCCCACCCGCGCTCGTACAGCTGCTCCAAGAACACAAGAAGCGCTACGGCGCCGCCCCTGACGGCCGGCTCTTCCGCGCAGCCCACGGTGGCCGCGTCCGCTCCACCGAGTACTGCGAAGTATGGAAGGAAGCACGCAAACAGACCCTCACCCCCGAGGACACCAAGACCCCCCTGGCTGAAGTCCCATACTCACTCCGCCACGCGGGAATCTCCCTCTGGATCAAGGCCGGCGTCGAACCACCGGAGGTAGCCCGCCGCGCAGGCCACAGCCTGGCCGTCATGTACAAGGTCTACGCCAAAATCCTCCGAGGCCGCCAAGCCCACGCCAACCAACTCATCGCAGCAGCACTCGACGACGAAGAATCTCCCAACTCTCCCTGA
- a CDS encoding helix-turn-helix transcriptional regulator, whose protein sequence is MHRPTGFKRTLLTAADPRQHPKTPGQRIPLTLLTPATATTPASQLHHAPRGWTTLRREPHIKLADLLTELDMSRAAFYCMRARGKAPRSIKLPNGQLRFRRSDFEKWLHDHEEVPAC, encoded by the coding sequence ATGCACAGGCCCACCGGATTCAAGCGGACGCTGCTGACAGCTGCTGACCCTCGTCAGCACCCCAAAACCCCTGGTCAGCGGATTCCGCTGACGCTGCTGACCCCGGCCACCGCCACCACACCCGCGTCACAGCTCCACCACGCACCGAGGGGATGGACCACCCTGCGCCGCGAACCCCACATCAAGCTCGCCGACCTCCTGACCGAACTCGACATGTCCCGCGCCGCTTTCTACTGCATGCGCGCCCGAGGCAAGGCCCCCCGGTCCATCAAGCTCCCGAACGGTCAACTCCGCTTTCGCCGCTCGGACTTCGAGAAGTGGCTTCACGACCACGAGGAGGTGCCCGCGTGCTGA
- a CDS encoding DUF3987 domain-containing protein — MNGDSPSYDDDTSTAPPNDQDAEQAALGAMLLSRDAISAVSAIVVPDDYYRPAHTTIHTAIIEMHAADHPADPITLAARLRDAGDLHRVGGAGYLHTLVQATPTAANGSYYAQIIADTAKQRRLIETGVRLIAESRQGTTDTAQIAARATTALTTIHTSEQWPAPVPLGTHAPLPTFPVSALTPWIAEHVSAVAEFTQTPPDLAATMALAAVSTAAGGRVHVEIRPGWREQANLYLVCAMPPASRKSDVFAAMTEPIYDVERQMQEESRARIIEAETEKEAALAEAEGLMAKARKPGGTIDRTALVAEASAAKLLAQEIHVPPRPRLTVSGDITPEPLAQQLAVHRCLAALSPEGDLFDIIAGRYSAKPNLGVFLQAHKGERLQTDRITREQPSVDKPALTIGVTPQPAVLQDLAGAPGARDRGLLARFLYALPPSNLGYRRTRTTPVPPPVSQRYHSHLTHLLRTLCALPEPVTVPLTPQADRAVEALQDTLEASLRPGQPLAHLPDWAGKLVGHTARVALLLHLADRIAAETWGHPIGEDVITRAATITDYYTQHALAVFDLIASDPATDAAHTILEWLRRPRTDGTWRTTFKRRDAVAASRRFRTVAQVEPALALLETHGYLRTDTPPRTGRAGHPATATYRVHPSLQEENDDAR, encoded by the coding sequence ATGAACGGCGACTCCCCCTCGTACGACGACGACACCAGCACGGCGCCGCCGAACGACCAGGACGCCGAGCAGGCGGCCCTCGGCGCCATGCTGCTGTCGCGCGACGCGATCAGCGCCGTCAGCGCTATCGTCGTTCCGGACGACTACTACCGCCCCGCGCATACGACCATCCACACGGCGATCATCGAGATGCATGCGGCGGACCATCCCGCCGACCCCATCACCCTCGCCGCCCGTCTCCGCGATGCGGGAGACCTCCACCGCGTCGGCGGAGCGGGCTACCTGCACACTCTCGTCCAGGCCACGCCCACGGCGGCGAACGGTTCGTACTACGCGCAGATCATCGCCGATACGGCCAAGCAGCGCCGTCTCATCGAGACCGGCGTCCGCCTGATCGCCGAGAGCCGCCAGGGCACAACAGACACGGCGCAGATCGCCGCCCGCGCCACCACCGCACTGACCACCATCCACACCTCCGAGCAGTGGCCGGCGCCCGTCCCCCTCGGCACCCACGCCCCGCTGCCCACCTTCCCGGTCTCGGCCCTGACACCCTGGATTGCCGAACACGTGTCGGCTGTAGCCGAGTTCACGCAAACACCACCCGATCTCGCCGCCACGATGGCCCTGGCCGCCGTCTCCACCGCGGCCGGCGGTCGCGTCCATGTGGAGATCCGGCCGGGGTGGCGCGAGCAGGCGAACCTCTACCTCGTCTGCGCGATGCCGCCCGCTTCCCGCAAGTCCGATGTCTTCGCGGCCATGACCGAGCCGATCTACGACGTAGAGCGCCAGATGCAAGAGGAGTCCCGCGCCCGGATCATCGAGGCGGAGACCGAGAAGGAGGCCGCTCTCGCCGAGGCCGAAGGTCTGATGGCCAAGGCGCGCAAGCCCGGCGGCACGATCGACCGTACGGCGCTGGTCGCCGAGGCGTCGGCGGCGAAGCTGCTCGCCCAGGAGATCCACGTACCCCCGCGACCGCGCCTGACAGTCTCCGGAGACATCACCCCGGAACCGCTAGCCCAGCAACTGGCCGTTCACCGCTGCCTCGCGGCCCTCTCCCCCGAGGGCGACCTCTTCGACATCATCGCCGGCCGCTACAGCGCGAAGCCGAACCTCGGCGTCTTTCTCCAGGCGCACAAGGGCGAACGTCTCCAGACCGACCGCATTACCCGCGAGCAGCCCAGCGTGGACAAGCCCGCGCTGACCATCGGCGTGACGCCCCAACCGGCCGTACTCCAGGACTTGGCCGGAGCCCCTGGCGCCCGTGACCGAGGACTCCTCGCCCGCTTCCTGTACGCGCTGCCACCCTCGAACCTCGGCTACCGCCGCACCCGCACCACCCCGGTACCGCCGCCGGTATCCCAGCGCTACCACTCCCACCTCACCCACCTCCTCCGCACCCTCTGCGCGCTGCCCGAGCCCGTAACGGTCCCGCTCACACCACAGGCAGACCGAGCAGTAGAAGCCCTGCAAGACACCCTCGAAGCATCGCTCCGCCCGGGCCAGCCGCTCGCGCACCTCCCCGACTGGGCGGGAAAACTGGTCGGCCATACGGCACGGGTCGCGCTCCTGCTCCACCTCGCCGACCGGATCGCCGCCGAGACCTGGGGCCACCCCATCGGCGAAGACGTCATCACCAGGGCCGCGACGATCACCGACTACTACACCCAACACGCCCTGGCCGTGTTCGACCTGATCGCCTCCGATCCGGCCACGGACGCGGCCCACACCATCCTGGAGTGGCTCCGCCGCCCCAGGACGGACGGCACATGGCGTACGACGTTCAAACGCCGCGACGCAGTCGCCGCCTCCCGCCGCTTCCGCACGGTCGCCCAGGTAGAACCGGCGCTCGCACTCCTCGAAACCCACGGCTACCTCCGCACCGACACCCCGCCCCGAACCGGCCGAGCCGGACACCCCGCGACGGCGACGTACCGCGTCCACCCCTCCCTCCAGGAGGAAAACGACGATGCCCGCTAA